The Watersipora subatra chromosome 1, tzWatSuba1.1, whole genome shotgun sequence genome has a window encoding:
- the LOC137407736 gene encoding organic cation transporter protein-like, which translates to MEIRAVLRDPKTFGRQQHIQWLLLASCNILNALHLVASVFISASVDFRCQIPGLKNDTFAVQGWEHNSSISQYIPLKSDGKYDSCHLRVTNTSQLETCNSYVYTTSIFKDTTVTEFNLVCDKTALSTLAGVVYMAGLFVGSIAFGAVSDKLGRKWTIYIGLCLQAVFALSIRFAPNLEAFISLRFLLGAVCIGGLVTQFTLMIEISPPNRRTISAIVQTLGWAVGVILLSGIGFALRGWRDLQLCLACISIPFILTYWWLLTESPTWLLSQGRFEEAVQIVKRIKELNNLEDVDTEQLVDTENEETQAKESWRKVLVSRTIIINILINSFGWFVGSMGYYGLALNVGNLVGDIYVNNLIGGIVEVFAYFLLLICLKAGRKPVYILLMSIGGVALIVSGFLIVYLPEEGLSWVIVTISMIGKFAVSAGFELIYFWSAEVYPTSMRNSMLGINSAAARVGGMVSPVIADIPKYSENMPFAEGAAPLIFGAFMLMSALSAFFLPETNNIPIPECVKDANELTYNYKGFKPYISKTKLVGEVEMTSTKSNLL; encoded by the exons ATGCCAGATACCAGGACTAAAAAATGACACATTTGCTGTGCAAGGATGGGAACACAACTCCAGCATATCTCAATATATTCCACTCAAAAGTGATGGAAAATATGATTCGTGCCATTTGAGAGTCACCAACACGAGCCAGCTAGAGACATGTAATAGCTACGTCTACACTACTAGTATATTCAAGGATACAACAGTAACGGAG TTTAACCTGGTGTGTGACAAGACGGCTTTATCGACTCTAGCCGGAGTCGTCTACATGGCAGGACTGTTCGTCGGCTCCATAGCCTTTGGTGCTGTATCAGATAA ACTGGGTCGTAAGTGGACTATTTATATTGGACTCTGTCTGCAAGCTGTTTTTGCTCTCTCAATCCGATTTGCTCCTAATTTGGAAGCTTTCATTAGTCTGAGGTTTCTGCTGGGAGCCGTGTGCATTGGAGGTCTTGTAACCCAGTTCACACTAA TGATAGAGATTTCTCCACCAAACAGAAGAACTATCAGTGCCATTGTTCAAACACTAGGGTGGGCCGTTGGTGTCATACTACTCTCTGGAATTGGCTTTGCGCTTAGAGGTTGGAGAGACCTTCAGCTCTGTCTAGCATGTATTAGCATTCCTTTCATTCTCACCTACTGGTG GTTGTTAACTGAATCTCCAACATGGCTGCTATCACAAGGACGATTTGAAGAAGCTGTTCAAATAGTCAAAAGGATAAAGGAGTTGAACAACCTGGAAGATGTAGATACGGAGCAGTTGGTGGACACAGAAAATGAGGAGACTCAAGCGAAAGAGAGCTGGCGGAAAGTTCTAGTTTCTCGTACCATCATTATTAACATTCTAATAAACAGCTTTGGTTG GTTTGTTGGGTCAATGGGCTACTATGGATTGGCATTGAATGTTGGAAATCTTGTCGGAGATATATATGTGAATAACTTGATTGGCGGCATAGTAGAGGTTTTCGCTTACTTCTTACTGCTGATATGCCTCAAGGCTGGCAGGAAACCAGTCTATATCTTACTCATGTCAATCGGTGGAGTTGCTCTCATCGTCTCAGGATTTCTCATAGTTTACTTGCCAGAAGAAG gtttaAGTTGGGTGATTGTGACGATAAGTATGATCGGAAAGTTTGCAGTGTCCGCAGGTTTTGAGCTAATCTATTTTTGGTCGGCTGAGGTCTATCCTACATCTATGAGGAATTCTATGCTTGGCATAAACTCTGCAGCAGCAAGGGTTGGTGGGATGGTGTCTCCAGTCATAGCTGATATC CCCAAGTATTCAGAGAACATGCCGTTTGCGGAAGGAGCTGCTCCTCTCATCTTTGGTGCTTTTATGCTGATGTCAGCGCTGTCAGCTTTCTTCCTACCAGAGACCAACAACATACCCATTCCAGAGTGTGTGAAAGATGCTAACGAACTGACATACAATTACAA AGGATTCAAGCCATACATCAGCAAGACAAAACTAGTGGGCGAGGTGGAGATGACTTCGACAAAGTCAAATTTACTTTGA